The Proteiniphilum propionicum genome contains the following window.
GGAAAAATCTACTGCTGCCGCCAGCCGCTACCTTAAGGATGCATATCGCAAATATGGTTCATGGAGCGGTGCGGCGCTATCTTATAACGGCGGACAGGCACGCATTACAGGCGAGCTGGACAAACAGGGGGTGGACAACCCGCTCGACCTTTGGCTGGTGGAGGAGACTACGCGATACTACTACCGAATGCTGGCTATCAAGCTTATTTTTGAAAATCCCCAGAAATATGGATTTGTAATAAAGCCCGAGCATCTCTATAAGCCGGTAAAATTCAAGGAGGTGAAAGTATCATCATCGATACCTGACCTGCCAGATTTTGCCAAACAGCACAGCATAACCTATGCGCAGCTGAAAGATTTCAATTCGTGGCTGAGAAGTACCAGGCTGAGTAATGCTTCAGGAAAAACCTACACCATACTCATTCCTGACCGTGAAAGTCTATATTACAGGAAAGGAGAAAAACCGAAAGTACATGATCCTGCATGGATTGTTCAGTAAACTTTTTTGGTTATCACTTGTTTAAAAAAATTATGACTCCTGAAAATGAACAGATACATGTGTACGGCGCACGCGTGCACAATCTAAAGAATATTGACGTAACCATTCCGCGCGATTCTCTTACGGTAATCACGGGACTTAGCGGAAGCGGTAAATCGTCTCTTGCTTTCGACACCATCTTCGCCGAAGGACAACGCCGCTATATTGAAACATTTTCGGCATATGCCCGCGGATTTCTTGGTAAGATGGAACGACCCGATGTGGACAAGATCACCGGATTGAGCCCCGTTATCTCTATCGAACAAAAAACCACCAACAAAAACCCGCGTTCTACCGTGGGTACCACTACAGAAGTGTATGACTTCCTTCGCCTGCTATATGCACGTGCAGGAGAGGCATACTCCTACATAACAGGTGAGAAGATGGTGAAATATACCGAAGAGCAAATACTTGAACTGATCCTGGAAAAGTATATCGGGAAAAAAATATATATCCTTGCCCCGGTAGTTAGAAACAGGAAAGGGCATTACAAGGAGCTTTTTGAACAGATCCGCAAAAAAGGTTTTCTCAACGTGAGGGTCGACGGGGAGACCAGGGAGATTATTCCCGGCATGCGTGTGGACCGTTACAAAAACCACAATATAGAGATCCTTATAGACAAACTGGTTGTCTCCAACAAGTTCGCAGACAAGCTTAAATCGAGCGTACGCACTGCAATGAAGCAGGGATCGGGACTAATACTCATACAGGATGTAGACGCTGGCGATGTACGCCATTACAGCCGTAGCCTTATGTGCCCTACTACGGGATTGTCATACAATGAGCCGGCACCCCATAACTTTTCATTTAACTCTCCACAGGGAGCTTGTCCCAGGTGCAAAGGTATGGGGACAGTTGATCAGATTGACCTGGAAAAAATTATTCCCAACCCGGGACTGAGCATCGGCGCAGGCGGAATTGTCCCTCTTGGGAAGGAGCGTCCCAGCATGCTCTTTTGGC
Protein-coding sequences here:
- a CDS encoding lytic transglycosylase domain-containing protein; this translates as MKKSTLVISFLILITGLGALVLSFLSVNDINRTKAERPLVLSMTASVDVPENMEFAGEKISFDRYDRRERMDRELNSFTYFHSTTLLLFKRANRIFPVIEPILKKEGIPDDLKYLAVIESSLDYRAVSPARAAGLWQFIQSTGKQYGLEVTSDVDERYHVEKSTAAASRYLKDAYRKYGSWSGAALSYNGGQARITGELDKQGVDNPLDLWLVEETTRYYYRMLAIKLIFENPQKYGFVIKPEHLYKPVKFKEVKVSSSIPDLPDFAKQHSITYAQLKDFNSWLRSTRLSNASGKTYTILIPDRESLYYRKGEKPKVHDPAWIVQ